In Streptantibioticus cattleyicolor NRRL 8057 = DSM 46488, a genomic segment contains:
- the bldC gene encoding developmental transcriptional regulator BldC, translating to MTARTPDAEPLLTPAEVATMFRVDPKTVTRWAKAGKLTSIRTLGGHRRYREAEVRALLAGIPQQRAES from the coding sequence ATGACCGCTCGCACCCCTGATGCCGAGCCGCTGCTGACCCCCGCTGAGGTCGCCACCATGTTCCGCGTGGACCCGAAGACCGTCACGCGCTGGGCCAAGGCCGGCAAGCTCACGTCCATCCGCACCCTCGGTGGCCACCGCCGCTACCGCGAGGCGGAGGTTCGTGCCCTGCTCGCGGGCATCCCGCAGCAGCGCGCGGAGAGCTGA
- a CDS encoding IS30 family transposase, whose protein sequence is MQQGLSNKEACRIVGINEKTGRRWRNGRSADRRQKAAPPIHAVVPPSGPSRYLREDDRIYIADRLREKATVRAIAAELGRSPSTVSREIRRNRHPGNGQYRPHAAQARADARRPRPKPGKISQNPELRRFIQDRLHLRWSPEQICQALRAQFPQRPEMHVVHETVYQALYVQGRGELRRELARALRTGRARRKPRRQAQQRQPRFSTPMVMISERPAEAEDRAVPGHWEGDLIIGKDGASAIGTLVERATRYVMLLHLPDGRSAEHVRDALTDTVQTLPAHLVRSLTWDQGAEMAAHGAFTIATDIPVYFCDPASPWQRGSNENTNGLLRQYFPKGTDLSVHTREHLDAVAAELNGRPRKTLGWETPAERLHKLLAA, encoded by the coding sequence ATGCAGCAGGGCCTGAGCAACAAAGAGGCGTGCCGGATCGTCGGTATCAACGAGAAGACCGGCCGGCGATGGCGGAACGGCCGCAGCGCGGACCGCCGGCAGAAGGCGGCGCCACCGATCCACGCGGTGGTGCCGCCTTCTGGTCCGTCCCGGTACCTGCGCGAGGACGACCGGATCTACATCGCCGACCGGCTGCGGGAGAAGGCCACGGTTCGGGCGATCGCGGCCGAGCTGGGCCGCAGCCCGTCGACCGTCAGCCGCGAGATCCGCCGCAACCGGCATCCGGGCAACGGCCAGTACCGACCACACGCAGCCCAGGCCCGTGCCGATGCCCGCCGGCCCCGCCCCAAGCCGGGGAAGATCAGCCAGAACCCCGAACTGCGGCGCTTCATCCAGGATCGCCTGCATCTACGGTGGAGCCCCGAGCAGATCTGCCAGGCTCTGCGGGCACAGTTCCCCCAGCGGCCGGAGATGCACGTGGTCCACGAGACGGTCTACCAGGCCCTCTATGTCCAGGGCCGGGGAGAGCTGCGCCGCGAGCTGGCCCGCGCCCTGCGGACCGGCCGCGCCCGGCGCAAGCCTCGCCGCCAGGCCCAGCAGCGCCAACCGCGGTTCTCCACTCCCATGGTGATGATCAGCGAACGGCCCGCCGAGGCGGAAGACCGGGCCGTGCCCGGCCACTGGGAGGGCGACCTCATCATCGGCAAGGACGGAGCCTCCGCCATCGGCACCCTGGTCGAACGAGCCACCCGCTACGTCATGCTCCTGCACCTGCCCGACGGCCGCAGCGCCGAGCACGTCCGTGACGCCCTGACTGACACCGTCCAGACGCTGCCCGCCCACCTGGTGCGCTCGCTGACCTGGGACCAAGGCGCGGAGATGGCCGCGCACGGCGCGTTCACCATCGCCACCGACATCCCGGTCTACTTCTGCGATCCGGCCAGCCCCTGGCAGCGCGGCTCCAACGAGAACACCAACGGCCTGCTGCGGCAGTACTTCCCCAAGGGCACCGACCTGTCCGTCCACACCCGCGAGCACCTGGACGCCGTCGCTGCCGAACTCAACGGCCGCCCACGCAAAACGCTCGGCTGGGAAACCCCAGCCGAGCGCCTGCATAAACTGCTCGCGGCCTGA
- a CDS encoding DUF3073 domain-containing protein has product MGRGRAKAKQTKVARQLKYNSGGTDLARLAEELGASSTQPAKPEHVEDDELNDDPYARYADLYNDEDDEDEESQHHSSQRRRA; this is encoded by the coding sequence ATGGGGCGCGGCCGGGCCAAGGCCAAGCAGACAAAGGTCGCCCGCCAGCTGAAGTACAACAGCGGCGGTACTGATCTTGCACGTCTGGCCGAGGAGCTGGGCGCATCGTCGACGCAGCCGGCGAAGCCGGAGCACGTGGAAGACGATGAGCTGAACGACGACCCGTACGCACGGTACGCGGATCTCTACAACGACGAGGACGACGAGGACGAGGAGAGCCAGCACCACTCTTCGCAACGTCGTCGCGCTTGA
- a CDS encoding Leu/Phe/Val dehydrogenase has protein sequence MTDVRQTNSVVSKLFRSEQGGHEQVVLCQDRSTGLKAVIAIHSTALGPALGGTRFFPYASEDEAVEDALNLARGMSYKNALAGLDHGGGKAVIIGDPVSDKTDELLRAYGRFVASLGGRYVTACDVGTYVADMDVVATENRWTTGRSVAGGGAGDSSVLTAFGVFQGMRASAATRWGEPTLSGRRVGVAGVGKVGHHLVEHLLADGARVVVTDVRAEAVAAIRERHPEVEAVADTTALIRAGLDVYAPCALGGALDDETVPQLTASVVCGAANNQLAHPGVEKDLADRGILYAPDYVVNAGGVIQVADELHGFDFERAKAKAARIYDTTLAIFERAAADGVPPAVAADRLAETRMAERTPAQSWLAAGGVQDGPAALAG, from the coding sequence GTGACCGACGTACGTCAGACGAACTCCGTGGTCTCCAAGCTGTTCCGATCGGAACAGGGGGGACACGAGCAGGTCGTGCTCTGCCAGGACCGCTCCACCGGCCTGAAGGCCGTGATCGCCATCCACTCCACCGCCCTGGGCCCCGCGCTCGGCGGCACCCGCTTCTTCCCCTACGCCTCCGAGGACGAGGCCGTGGAGGACGCCCTCAACCTCGCCCGCGGCATGAGCTACAAGAACGCCCTCGCCGGCCTGGACCACGGCGGCGGCAAGGCCGTCATCATCGGCGACCCGGTCAGCGACAAGACCGACGAACTGCTGCGCGCCTACGGCCGTTTCGTCGCCTCCCTCGGCGGCCGGTACGTCACCGCCTGCGACGTCGGCACCTACGTCGCCGACATGGACGTGGTCGCCACCGAGAACCGCTGGACCACCGGGCGTTCGGTGGCCGGCGGCGGCGCCGGCGACTCCTCGGTGCTCACCGCGTTCGGCGTCTTCCAGGGCATGCGGGCCAGCGCCGCCACCCGCTGGGGGGAGCCCACCCTCAGCGGTCGCCGGGTCGGCGTCGCCGGGGTCGGCAAGGTCGGCCACCACCTGGTGGAGCACCTGCTGGCGGACGGCGCCCGGGTGGTCGTCACCGACGTGCGCGCCGAGGCCGTGGCCGCGATCCGCGAGCGCCACCCCGAGGTCGAGGCGGTCGCCGACACCACCGCCCTGATCCGCGCCGGCCTCGACGTGTACGCGCCCTGCGCCCTCGGCGGCGCCCTCGACGACGAGACCGTCCCGCAGCTGACCGCCTCGGTGGTCTGCGGTGCCGCCAACAACCAGCTCGCCCACCCCGGGGTGGAGAAGGACCTCGCCGATCGCGGCATCCTCTACGCCCCCGACTACGTGGTCAACGCCGGCGGGGTGATCCAGGTCGCCGACGAGCTGCACGGCTTCGACTTCGAGCGCGCCAAGGCGAAGGCGGCCCGGATCTACGACACCACCCTGGCCATTTTCGAACGGGCCGCGGCCGACGGCGTGCCCCCCGCGGTCGCCGCCGACCGGCTGGCCGAAACGCGCATGGCCGAGCGCACCCCGGCGCAATCGTGGCTGGCCGCGGGGGGTGTGCAGGACGGTCCGGCGGCGCTGGCCGGCTGA
- a CDS encoding DUF6274 family protein, which yields MPERDRHETRALLRAHLAAIAGRGHLTRHCPVCHRLLRLAMEPRDPNTPRPAGT from the coding sequence GTGCCGGAGCGCGACAGGCATGAGACCCGGGCGCTGCTGCGCGCCCATCTGGCGGCCATAGCCGGACGCGGCCACCTGACCCGCCACTGCCCCGTCTGCCACCGTCTGCTGCGGCTGGCGATGGAGCCGCGCGACCCCAACACCCCACGCCCGGCGGGGACTTGA
- the purM gene encoding phosphoribosylformylglycinamidine cyclo-ligase, which translates to MSETTSTGASYAAAGVDIEAGDHAVELMKEWVAKATRPEVVGGLGGFAGLFDASALKRYQRPLLASATDGVGTKVDVARRMGVYDTIGHDLVGMVVDDLVVCGAEPLFMTDYVCVGKVHPERVAAIVKGIAEGCSLAGCALVGGETAEHPGLLGPEEFDVAGAGTGVVEADRLLGADLIRTGDVVIAMESSGLHSNGYSLVRHVVFDRAGWALDREVPELGRTLGEELLEPTRIYALDCLALTRTTEVHAFAHITGGGLANNLARVIPDHLHATVDRGSWAPAPVFGLVGSLGEVSRPELEKTLNMGVGMIAVVPTGSVDAALTTLADRGVGAWVAGEITDRGDRAEAVTLTGGYAG; encoded by the coding sequence ATGTCTGAGACCACGAGCACCGGTGCGAGCTATGCCGCGGCGGGTGTCGACATCGAGGCGGGCGACCACGCCGTCGAGCTGATGAAGGAGTGGGTGGCCAAGGCCACCCGCCCCGAGGTCGTCGGCGGCCTGGGCGGCTTCGCCGGTCTCTTCGACGCCTCGGCGCTCAAGCGCTACCAGCGTCCGCTGCTGGCCTCCGCCACCGACGGGGTGGGCACCAAGGTCGACGTCGCCCGCCGGATGGGGGTCTACGACACCATCGGCCACGACCTGGTCGGCATGGTCGTGGACGACCTGGTGGTGTGCGGCGCCGAGCCGCTGTTCATGACCGACTACGTGTGCGTCGGCAAGGTCCACCCGGAGCGGGTGGCCGCCATCGTCAAGGGCATCGCCGAGGGGTGCTCGCTGGCCGGCTGCGCGCTGGTGGGCGGCGAGACGGCGGAGCACCCGGGGCTGCTCGGCCCGGAGGAGTTCGACGTGGCCGGGGCGGGCACCGGCGTGGTCGAGGCCGACCGGCTGCTCGGTGCCGACCTCATCCGTACTGGTGACGTGGTGATCGCCATGGAGTCCTCCGGACTTCACTCGAACGGGTACTCGCTCGTGCGGCACGTGGTCTTCGACCGGGCCGGCTGGGCGCTCGACCGCGAGGTACCGGAGCTGGGCCGCACCCTCGGCGAGGAACTGCTGGAGCCGACCCGGATCTACGCGCTGGACTGCCTGGCGCTCACCCGCACCACCGAGGTGCACGCCTTCGCGCACATCACCGGCGGCGGACTCGCCAACAACCTCGCCCGGGTGATCCCGGACCACCTGCACGCCACGGTGGACCGCGGCAGCTGGGCGCCGGCCCCGGTCTTCGGCCTGGTCGGCTCGCTCGGCGAGGTCAGCCGGCCGGAGCTGGAGAAGACCCTCAACATGGGCGTCGGCATGATCGCGGTGGTGCCCACCGGTTCGGTGGACGCGGCGCTGACCACGCTGGCCGACCGCGGGGTGGGCGCCTGGGTGGCCGGTGAGATCACCGACCGCGGCGACCGCGCCGAGGCCGTGACGCTGACCGGGGGGTACGCCGGGTAA
- the purF gene encoding amidophosphoribosyltransferase: protein MPRGDGRLNHDLLPGEKGPQDACGVFGVWAPGEEVAKLTYFGLYALQHRGQESAGIAVSNGSQILVFKDMGLVSQVFDETSLSSLQGHIAVGHARYSTTGASVWENAQPTFRATANGSIALGHNGNLVNTAELAELVAALPQGDGRATNVAATNDTDLVTALLAGQADEDGKPLSVEEAAARVLPQVKGAFCLVFMDEHTLYAARDPQGIRPLVLGRLERGWVVASETAALDIVGASFVREIEPGELIAVDENGLRTSRFAEARPKGCVFEYVYLARPDTDIAGRNVYLSRVEMGRRLAKEAPADADLVIPTPESGTPAAVGYAEASGIPYGSGLVKNSYVGRTFIQPSQTIRQLGIRLKLNPLKEVIRGKRLVVVDDSIVRGNTQRALVRMLREAGAAEVHVRISSPPVKWPCFFGIDFATRAELIANGMSVEEIGKSLGADSLAYISIDGMVEATTIAKPDLCRACFDGEYPMELPDPELLGKQLLETELAGGPDAANALRRP, encoded by the coding sequence GTGCCACGTGGCGACGGACGACTCAACCACGATCTCCTTCCCGGCGAGAAGGGCCCCCAGGACGCTTGCGGTGTCTTCGGTGTCTGGGCTCCGGGTGAAGAGGTCGCCAAGCTCACCTACTTCGGGCTGTACGCCCTGCAGCACCGCGGACAGGAGTCCGCGGGCATCGCAGTGAGCAACGGCTCCCAGATTCTGGTCTTCAAGGACATGGGACTGGTCTCCCAGGTCTTCGACGAGACCTCGCTCAGCTCCCTCCAGGGCCACATCGCGGTGGGCCATGCCCGCTACTCCACCACCGGTGCCTCGGTGTGGGAGAACGCCCAGCCCACCTTCCGGGCGACCGCGAACGGCTCCATCGCGCTGGGCCACAACGGCAACCTGGTCAACACCGCGGAACTGGCCGAGCTGGTCGCGGCCCTCCCGCAGGGCGACGGCCGGGCCACCAACGTGGCGGCCACCAACGACACCGACCTGGTGACCGCGCTGCTGGCCGGCCAGGCCGACGAGGACGGCAAGCCGCTCTCCGTCGAGGAGGCCGCGGCGCGGGTGCTCCCGCAGGTCAAGGGGGCCTTCTGCCTGGTCTTCATGGACGAGCACACGCTCTACGCGGCGCGTGACCCGCAGGGCATCCGGCCGCTGGTGCTGGGCCGGCTGGAACGCGGCTGGGTGGTCGCCTCCGAGACCGCCGCGCTCGACATCGTCGGCGCCTCGTTCGTCCGGGAGATCGAGCCCGGCGAGCTGATCGCCGTCGACGAGAACGGCCTGCGCACCTCCCGGTTCGCCGAGGCCCGCCCCAAGGGCTGCGTCTTCGAGTACGTGTACCTGGCCCGCCCGGACACCGACATCGCGGGGCGCAACGTCTACCTCTCCCGGGTCGAGATGGGCCGCCGGCTGGCCAAGGAGGCCCCCGCCGACGCCGACCTGGTGATACCCACCCCGGAGTCCGGCACCCCGGCCGCCGTCGGCTACGCGGAGGCCAGCGGCATCCCGTACGGCTCCGGCCTGGTGAAGAACTCCTACGTCGGCCGGACCTTCATCCAGCCCTCGCAGACCATCCGGCAGCTCGGCATCCGGCTCAAGCTCAACCCGCTCAAGGAGGTCATCCGCGGCAAGCGGCTGGTGGTGGTGGACGACTCCATCGTCCGCGGCAACACCCAGCGCGCCCTGGTGCGGATGCTCCGCGAGGCCGGCGCCGCCGAGGTGCACGTGCGGATCTCCTCGCCGCCGGTGAAGTGGCCGTGCTTCTTCGGCATCGACTTCGCCACCCGGGCCGAGCTGATCGCCAACGGGATGTCGGTCGAGGAGATCGGCAAGTCGCTCGGCGCCGACTCGCTGGCCTACATCTCCATCGACGGCATGGTGGAGGCGACCACGATCGCCAAGCCCGACCTGTGCCGGGCCTGCTTCGACGGCGAATACCCGATGGAACTGCCCGACCCGGAGCTGCTGGGCAAGCAGTTGCTGGAGACCGAACTGGCCGGCGGTCCGGACGCGGCCAACGCGCTGCGCCGCCCGTAA